A section of the Rhodobacteraceae bacterium M382 genome encodes:
- a CDS encoding energy-coupling factor ABC transporter permease encodes MHIEPGIVNGAKITLSYATAAGAATYMVKEAASAFGVSGAISLAVRSVMATAAAFTFFQVLPHFPVGVSEVHFILGSTLFLILGAAPAAVGLAMALLLQGMFFAPTDLPQYFINVTTLLVPLFALKAVANRMIAPGTAYVDLKYTQALALSTAYQGGVVAWVGFWAFYGQGFGAETVTSVLTFGGAYMLVVLIEPVADLAVLAAAKTMRGLNGSGLVTPRLYNAA; translated from the coding sequence ATGCATATCGAACCCGGCATCGTAAACGGTGCCAAAATCACGCTGTCCTACGCAACTGCAGCCGGTGCCGCCACCTATATGGTCAAGGAAGCCGCGTCTGCCTTTGGCGTATCCGGTGCCATATCGCTGGCGGTGCGCTCGGTCATGGCGACCGCTGCGGCCTTCACCTTCTTTCAGGTGCTGCCACATTTCCCCGTCGGCGTGTCCGAAGTCCACTTTATCCTCGGCTCGACCTTGTTCCTGATCCTGGGCGCAGCCCCTGCTGCGGTGGGTCTGGCGATGGCGCTGCTGTTGCAGGGCATGTTCTTTGCGCCTACCGACCTGCCCCAGTATTTCATCAACGTCACCACCCTGTTGGTGCCGCTGTTCGCGCTGAAAGCCGTGGCAAACCGCATGATCGCGCCCGGTACCGCCTATGTTGATCTGAAATACACGCAGGCGCTGGCGCTGAGCACCGCCTATCAGGGCGGCGTTGTGGCCTGGGTTGGTTTCTGGGCCTTTTACGGTCAGGGCTTTGGCGCTGAAACCGTGACATCCGTGCTGACCTTTGGTGGGGCCTATATGTTGGTCGTTTTGATTGAACCCGTCGCCGATCTGGCCGTGCTGGCCGCGGCCAAGACCATGCGTGGCCTGAATGGATCCGGTCTGGTGACGCCGCGCCTCTATAACGCGGCGTAA
- a CDS encoding SLC13 family permease, producing the protein MNLIAFSETGGALTTLAVVVIMFILFMREAYPAEVVAIGGAATMLVLGLLPYEEALHVLSNPAPWTIAAMFIVMGALVRTGALEWFTQLAEKQADSRPAVAIGALMIFVVVASAFVNNTPVVVVMIPVFVQLSRKLGISASKMLIPLSYAAILGGTLTLIGTSTNLLVDGVARARGLEPFTIFEITPLAIILVIWGAIYLRFVAPRLLPERASMASMLSDQQTSKKFFTEAVIPPESNLIGREVTSVQLFKRPGVRLIDVIRGDLSLRRDLKGVELQVGDRVVLRTRMTELLSLQSNKELKRVDQVSAVETSTVEVLITPGCKMVGRTLGELRLRRRYGVYVLAMHRSNQNIGQQLDQLVVRVGDTLLLEGAPEDIQRLAQDMQMVDVTKPTARAYRRSHAPIALASIAGIVALAALGVAPILLLAVLAMATVFLTRCIDSDEAFSFIDGRLLALIFAMLAVATALETSGAIDLIVHKFAPYLSGLPPFLIVWGLYLLTSLLSELINHAVAVVLTPVAIGLAVSLGVDPRPLVVAVMIAASATFATPISYQTNMMVYGPGGYKFTDFMRVGIPLNLSVGLLASALIPVFWPL; encoded by the coding sequence ATGAATCTGATAGCTTTTTCTGAAACTGGCGGTGCTCTTACCACGCTCGCCGTTGTGGTCATCATGTTCATCCTCTTCATGCGCGAAGCCTATCCGGCCGAAGTTGTCGCGATCGGGGGTGCGGCGACCATGTTGGTTCTGGGCTTGTTGCCCTATGAAGAAGCGCTGCATGTCCTGTCCAACCCGGCACCCTGGACGATTGCCGCAATGTTCATCGTCATGGGGGCCCTTGTGCGCACCGGTGCGTTGGAGTGGTTCACGCAACTGGCTGAAAAACAGGCGGATTCCCGACCAGCCGTGGCCATTGGCGCATTGATGATCTTTGTTGTCGTTGCCTCGGCCTTTGTGAACAATACGCCAGTTGTGGTGGTCATGATCCCGGTATTTGTCCAGCTGTCGCGCAAATTGGGCATTTCGGCCAGCAAGATGCTGATCCCGCTCAGCTATGCGGCGATTCTGGGCGGAACGTTGACCTTGATCGGGACCTCGACCAACCTGTTGGTGGATGGGGTTGCCCGGGCGCGGGGATTAGAACCGTTCACCATTTTCGAAATCACGCCATTGGCGATCATTCTGGTGATATGGGGCGCGATCTATTTGCGGTTCGTGGCCCCGCGTCTATTGCCTGAACGCGCCAGCATGGCGTCAATGCTTTCGGATCAGCAGACTTCGAAAAAGTTCTTTACTGAGGCGGTGATACCTCCGGAGAGCAATTTGATCGGGCGCGAAGTGACCAGCGTACAGTTGTTCAAACGTCCCGGTGTTCGACTGATCGATGTGATCCGGGGCGATTTGTCTCTGCGCCGCGATCTCAAGGGTGTTGAACTGCAGGTCGGAGATAGGGTGGTTTTGCGCACCCGGATGACCGAATTGCTGAGCCTGCAATCCAACAAGGAACTCAAACGGGTTGATCAGGTATCGGCGGTGGAAACCTCGACTGTCGAGGTTCTGATTACGCCGGGCTGCAAGATGGTCGGGCGCACACTGGGCGAATTGCGTCTGCGTCGTCGATATGGTGTCTATGTTCTGGCCATGCACCGCAGCAATCAGAACATCGGTCAGCAACTGGATCAGTTGGTGGTGCGCGTGGGCGATACATTGCTGCTCGAAGGGGCTCCGGAAGATATCCAGCGACTGGCCCAGGACATGCAGATGGTCGATGTGACCAAACCAACGGCGCGCGCCTATCGCCGCAGCCACGCGCCGATCGCGCTCGCCTCGATTGCGGGGATTGTCGCCCTGGCTGCATTGGGTGTGGCACCGATACTGTTGTTGGCAGTGTTGGCCATGGCCACGGTCTTCCTGACCCGGTGTATCGACTCGGACGAAGCGTTCTCATTTATTGATGGGCGGCTGTTGGCCCTGATTTTTGCCATGCTGGCGGTGGCAACAGCATTGGAAACTTCGGGCGCAATCGACCTGATTGTGCATAAATTCGCCCCCTATCTGAGCGGCCTGCCGCCTTTCCTGATCGTCTGGGGGCTGTATCTGCTCACCTCGCTTTTGTCGGAGCTGATCAACCACGCGGTGGCGGTGGTTCTGACCCCGGTTGCCATTGGTCTGGCAGTGTCGCTGGGGGTGGACCCGCGCCCGTTGGTGGTGGCGGTCATGATCGCAGCCAGCGCAACCTTTGCCACGCCGATCAGCTATCAGACCAATATGATGGTCTATGGGCCGGGCGGTTACAAATTCACGGATTTCATGCGCGTCGGTATCCCGTTGAACCTGTCGGTTGGTCTTCTGGCGTCGGCATTGATTCCGGTGTTCTGGCCACTTTGA
- a CDS encoding cobyrinate a,c-diamide synthase, protein MPAGLMISAPASGTGKTTVMLGLLRALADDGLAVQPFKSGPDYIDPAFHLAAAGRASFNLDTWAMAPDLLNAISAQAEGAEICIGEGSMGLYDGVATRGQTAFGTSAETAKRMGWPVILVVDVGGQAQSAAATALGFKNYDPELPFAGVILNRVASPRHERLTRLGMERAGIKFLGSLPRRGDLTLPERHLGLIQAVEHPDLDAAIAGYATFLRYNVDLDAIKAAAMAGPVEPATNGLPKPPAQRIALARDAAFSFTYPHLLKGWRDAGAEILPFSPLADEAPAADADLVWLPGGYPELHGGTLAAAENFRAGLCKHAQTKPVHGECGGYMALGEALIDKQGVRHQMAGLLGLVTSYEKRKFHLGYRRAVLGAGMPGFDAGRALRGHEFHYSTILDEPDAPLAQVFDADGNPVPETGSIKGNVTGTFFHLITGEA, encoded by the coding sequence ATGCCAGCAGGTCTGATGATTTCAGCGCCTGCATCGGGCACCGGCAAGACCACGGTCATGCTGGGTCTATTGCGCGCTTTGGCCGACGACGGGCTGGCCGTTCAGCCGTTCAAAAGCGGCCCGGACTATATCGACCCGGCGTTTCATCTGGCTGCCGCCGGACGGGCGTCGTTCAATCTGGATACCTGGGCGATGGCGCCGGACCTGTTGAACGCAATTTCGGCGCAAGCTGAGGGCGCAGAAATCTGCATCGGCGAAGGGTCCATGGGTCTGTATGACGGGGTCGCCACGCGGGGCCAGACTGCGTTCGGCACCAGTGCGGAAACCGCCAAGCGCATGGGGTGGCCCGTTATTCTGGTGGTCGATGTCGGCGGGCAGGCCCAATCGGCCGCCGCTACAGCGTTGGGTTTCAAAAATTACGACCCGGAATTGCCCTTTGCAGGGGTGATCCTGAACCGCGTCGCCAGCCCCCGGCACGAACGCCTGACCCGTTTGGGAATGGAGCGCGCCGGGATCAAGTTTCTGGGATCTCTGCCCCGGCGCGGTGATCTGACTTTACCAGAACGGCATTTGGGGCTGATCCAGGCCGTTGAACATCCCGATCTGGACGCCGCGATTGCAGGCTATGCCACTTTCCTGCGGTACAACGTCGATCTCGACGCGATCAAGGCCGCCGCCATGGCTGGGCCGGTCGAGCCCGCAACAAACGGTCTGCCAAAGCCCCCTGCCCAGCGCATTGCATTGGCACGGGATGCGGCGTTTTCCTTTACCTATCCGCACCTTCTGAAAGGCTGGCGTGATGCGGGGGCAGAAATCCTGCCGTTTTCACCGCTGGCCGATGAGGCCCCGGCGGCGGACGCAGATTTGGTCTGGTTGCCCGGCGGATACCCCGAATTGCACGGCGGCACCTTGGCCGCTGCCGAGAATTTCCGTGCTGGTCTGTGCAAACATGCGCAGACCAAACCGGTGCATGGCGAATGCGGTGGATACATGGCCTTGGGCGAGGCGCTGATCGACAAACAGGGTGTGCGCCATCAGATGGCCGGTCTGCTGGGCCTGGTCACATCCTATGAAAAACGCAAGTTCCATCTCGGGTATCGCCGGGCGGTTCTGGGCGCGGGCATGCCCGGGTTTGACGCAGGTCGCGCCCTGCGTGGGCATGAATTCCATTACTCCACAATCCTGGACGAACCCGACGCCCCGCTGGCACAGGTATTTGACGCCGATGGCAACCCGGTGCCAGAAACCGGGTCGATCAAAGGCAATGTCACGGGCACTTTCTTTCACCTCATCACTGGAGAAGCGTGA
- the cobF gene encoding precorrin-6A synthase (deacetylating), translating into MIELTLIGIGTGNPQHLTLQAVDALNAQDLILIPNKGAGKDDLAGLRRQICDRAIRGAGPQIIEFDLPIRDEATTDYRRRVDDWHDAIAEIWWQNITANLPDTGGKVGFLVWGDPSLYDSTMRIADRLLTRAAFTISVIPGITSIQALTAGHAIPLNEINGPVVITTGRQLRDHGWPEGADTVVVMLDGACSFQTLDQDGVQIWWSGFAGMPEEITLSGPLSEVCQTIIDTRAQARADHGWIMDIYLLRR; encoded by the coding sequence ATGATCGAACTCACCCTGATCGGAATCGGCACCGGCAACCCCCAGCATCTGACGTTGCAGGCGGTGGACGCGCTGAACGCGCAGGATCTGATCCTGATCCCCAACAAGGGCGCGGGCAAGGATGATCTGGCTGGGTTGCGGCGTCAGATCTGTGACCGGGCGATCCGGGGCGCTGGTCCGCAGATCATCGAATTCGACCTGCCCATCCGGGACGAGGCCACCACCGATTATCGCCGGCGGGTCGATGATTGGCATGATGCCATTGCCGAAATCTGGTGGCAGAACATCACCGCCAACCTGCCGGATACCGGTGGCAAGGTGGGGTTTCTGGTCTGGGGCGACCCGTCGCTCTATGACAGCACCATGCGGATCGCCGACCGGTTGCTGACCCGGGCCGCGTTCACCATATCGGTCATCCCTGGTATCACGTCGATCCAGGCGCTGACCGCCGGGCACGCGATCCCGCTGAACGAAATCAATGGACCTGTTGTGATCACCACAGGCCGTCAATTGCGCGATCACGGCTGGCCTGAGGGGGCGGATACCGTTGTGGTGATGCTGGACGGGGCCTGTTCCTTCCAGACCCTTGATCAGGACGGCGTTCAGATCTGGTGGTCAGGTTTTGCCGGAATGCCCGAAGAGATCACCCTGTCTGGCCCCTTGTCCGAGGTCTGTCAGACGATCATCGACACCCGCGCACAGGCGCGCGCCGATCACGGCTGGATCATGGATATCTATCTGTTGCGCCGGTGA
- the cobA gene encoding uroporphyrinogen-III C-methyltransferase has protein sequence MSGFVSFVSSGPGDPDLLTVKAVKSLQQADAVLFDDLSSGPILSHAREDADLVGVGKRAGRPSPKQDHVSQLLVDYASTGARVVRLKSGDCGIFGRLEEELTALRAAGIEYEIIPGVTAASAAAAAAGIPLTRRLTARRLQYVTGHDVTGELPEKLNWAALADGEATTVVYMGKRTFAALAEQLLERGLSADTACLLATGVSTPDQALSHHTLGDLPAHLAQLDTKAPVLILYGALAVADA, from the coding sequence ATGAGCGGCTTTGTCAGTTTTGTCTCCTCTGGGCCGGGCGATCCCGACCTGTTGACCGTCAAGGCGGTCAAATCGCTGCAACAGGCCGATGCGGTTCTGTTTGACGATCTGAGTTCCGGCCCGATCCTGAGCCATGCGCGCGAGGACGCCGATCTGGTCGGCGTTGGCAAACGCGCGGGCCGCCCGTCCCCCAAGCAGGACCACGTCAGCCAGCTTTTGGTGGACTATGCGTCCACCGGCGCGCGGGTTGTGCGGTTGAAATCCGGGGATTGCGGAATTTTCGGACGGCTCGAAGAAGAGTTGACCGCCCTGCGCGCAGCCGGGATCGAATACGAAATCATCCCTGGTGTCACAGCCGCATCGGCCGCAGCAGCGGCGGCGGGCATCCCGCTGACCCGACGGTTGACGGCACGGCGCCTGCAATATGTCACCGGCCACGATGTTACTGGCGAATTGCCCGAAAAACTGAACTGGGCGGCGCTGGCCGATGGCGAAGCAACAACCGTGGTCTATATGGGCAAACGCACCTTTGCCGCCCTTGCCGAACAGCTGCTGGAGCGTGGGTTGTCCGCCGACACTGCCTGTTTGTTGGCCACCGGTGTTTCGACGCCGGACCAGGCCCTGTCGCATCACACATTGGGTGATCTGCCCGCTCATTTGGCGCAGCTGGATACCAAGGCGCCGGTTTTGATCCTGTATGGAGCCTTGGCTGTTGCGGACGCGTAA
- the cobM gene encoding precorrin-4 C(11)-methyltransferase, translated as MTVHFIGAGPGAADLITLRGRDLIAACPVCLYAGSLVPTELLQHCPEGAHIVNTASMSLDEIVAEIKTAHAAGHDVARLHSGDLSVWSAMGEQLRRLRAEDIPYDVTPGVPAFAAAAATLGAELTLPGVAQSLILTRTSGRASSMPEGETLENFARTGATLAIHLSVHVLDDVVDRLTPHYGADCPVAVIWRATWPDQRVVKATLDTLIEATDGERGRTALILVGRAIGAEEFDESCLYAGDYDRRYRPVGTNPRFPEGVE; from the coding sequence ATGACCGTTCACTTTATCGGCGCCGGACCGGGTGCTGCTGACCTGATCACCCTGCGCGGGCGCGACCTGATCGCCGCCTGCCCCGTATGTCTGTATGCCGGATCGCTGGTCCCGACCGAATTGCTGCAACATTGCCCCGAGGGCGCGCATATCGTGAACACCGCGTCCATGTCGCTGGACGAGATCGTTGCCGAGATCAAAACCGCCCATGCCGCCGGTCACGATGTGGCCCGTTTGCATTCTGGTGATCTGTCTGTCTGGTCGGCGATGGGCGAACAGCTGCGCCGCCTGCGTGCCGAAGATATTCCCTATGACGTCACTCCAGGTGTACCCGCCTTTGCCGCCGCGGCGGCCACTTTGGGCGCTGAACTGACCCTGCCGGGTGTTGCACAATCGCTGATCCTGACCCGGACTTCGGGGCGTGCCTCGTCGATGCCCGAAGGCGAAACGCTGGAGAATTTTGCCCGCACAGGTGCCACGTTGGCCATTCACCTGTCGGTGCATGTGCTGGACGATGTCGTTGACCGGCTGACCCCCCATTATGGTGCCGATTGCCCGGTGGCGGTGATCTGGCGGGCAACCTGGCCGGATCAGCGGGTGGTCAAGGCGACACTGGACACGTTGATCGAGGCCACCGATGGTGAACGCGGTCGCACTGCGCTGATCTTGGTCGGCCGCGCCATCGGGGCCGAGGAGTTCGACGAAAGTTGCCTGTATGCTGGCGATTATGACCGCCGCTATCGCCCCGTCGGCACCAATCCACGGTTCCCGGAAGGAGTAGAATAA
- a CDS encoding TPM domain-containing protein — MTKRDLQWALIIAGVVLVFGWAIGYGVGMMTQPRHVVTSQAEQGEPDWANPDVPRTGGGKYPGYQELYVNDYADLLDAAAETRVRQKLIDLYRHTDVEMTVLTIPGMSDFGHAGAIEPFATGLFNTWGIGDATRNDGVLILVSRFDRRMRIEIGSGYSDSWNATMQRVIDTAFLPQFRQDAYQQGIEDGVDATIFAITGALPGQQDVSTVQRGWNWIGYKLRQFGEWVWALLAVPAGAAFCGIRRYLRNRPRPCRECGTIMGRLDEQADDQFLDDGQQTEEFLKSVDYDVWSCGQCGHMDIEHYRSWFSGYGDCPRCSYRTMATQTTVLVSATTSSTGRKRIDYDCNHCEYHNQVFRTIPRKTKSSSSGSSSFGGGSSSGGGASGSW, encoded by the coding sequence ATGACCAAACGCGATCTTCAGTGGGCCCTGATCATCGCGGGTGTCGTGTTGGTTTTTGGCTGGGCCATTGGATATGGTGTCGGGATGATGACACAGCCCCGGCATGTGGTGACGTCTCAGGCAGAGCAGGGTGAACCCGATTGGGCCAACCCTGATGTTCCCCGAACGGGCGGTGGCAAATACCCCGGCTATCAAGAGTTATACGTCAACGATTACGCCGACTTGCTGGATGCCGCAGCCGAAACGCGGGTGCGGCAAAAGTTGATTGATCTCTACCGTCATACCGATGTGGAGATGACGGTTCTGACGATCCCCGGAATGAGCGATTTTGGTCACGCCGGAGCAATCGAACCCTTTGCCACCGGGCTGTTCAACACCTGGGGCATTGGCGATGCGACGCGCAATGACGGGGTGCTGATCCTGGTATCACGCTTTGATCGCCGGATGCGGATCGAAATCGGCAGCGGGTATAGCGACAGCTGGAACGCTACGATGCAGCGGGTGATTGACACCGCGTTCCTGCCTCAGTTCAGGCAGGATGCCTATCAGCAGGGAATAGAAGATGGCGTGGATGCCACGATCTTTGCCATCACGGGTGCCCTGCCAGGACAACAGGACGTTTCGACCGTTCAGCGCGGCTGGAATTGGATCGGGTATAAATTGCGTCAGTTCGGAGAATGGGTCTGGGCGTTGCTGGCTGTGCCAGCGGGCGCAGCATTCTGTGGCATTCGCCGTTATTTGCGCAACCGTCCGCGTCCCTGTCGGGAATGTGGCACGATCATGGGGCGGCTGGATGAACAGGCGGATGATCAATTTCTGGATGATGGGCAGCAGACCGAAGAATTCCTGAAATCAGTTGATTACGACGTCTGGAGCTGTGGCCAATGTGGGCACATGGACATCGAACATTACCGCAGCTGGTTCTCGGGCTATGGTGATTGTCCACGCTGCTCGTACCGGACGATGGCAACCCAGACCACGGTGCTGGTGTCGGCCACCACCTCCAGCACGGGACGCAAGCGGATCGACTATGATTGCAACCACTGTGAGTACCACAATCAGGTGTTCCGAACGATCCCGCGCAAAACCAAATCCTCCAGTTCGGGCAGCAGCTCCTTTGGCGGTGGCAGCTCATCCGGGGGCGGTGCCAGCGGCAGTTGGTAA
- a CDS encoding FAD-binding dehydrogenase produces the protein MPKEQRVPHQNGQINSADVIIVGAGLAGLAAAVELGDLGKTVILLDQEPAHFMGGQAHWSLGGLFMIDTPEQRRMGIRDCPDLARRDWLGSAQFDRPEDAWPRAWADAYLDFAAGEMRSWLHDVGLRWFPVVGWAERGGDTAEGHGNSVPRFHVTWGTGPGVVAPFAARVRNHMATGRIHFRDRHQVSYIIMQNGAAKGVSGEILAEDASPRGQKTSRHEIGEFECYAPSIIVASGGIGGNLELVRKAWPADRLGPAPKTMVSGVPFHVDGRMIAISETAGGHVINPDRMWHYTEGVQNWDPIWPNHGIRILPGPSSIWFDASGNRLTAPCLPGFDTLGTLREILKTGQDYSWFVLSQKIIEKEFALSGSEQNPDLTSGSWFQVLKARLLSRGSAPGPVEAFKKHGVDFVVSTTLSDLVKGMNRIAEVPVDEARLRSQIEARDAQVDNPFAKDAQIIAINAARNYRGDKLIRTAKPHRILDRDNGPLIAVKLHILTRKTLGGLQTDLDSRMVGADGTPVPGLFAVGEAAGFGGGGYHGYNALEGTFLGGCLFSGRRAGQSRHIA, from the coding sequence ATGCCAAAGGAGCAGCGCGTGCCCCATCAAAACGGTCAAATCAACAGCGCCGATGTCATCATAGTTGGCGCGGGATTGGCCGGATTGGCCGCCGCGGTCGAATTGGGTGACCTCGGCAAAACCGTCATTTTGCTGGATCAGGAACCGGCACATTTCATGGGAGGTCAGGCCCATTGGAGCCTGGGCGGGTTGTTCATGATCGATACCCCGGAACAACGTCGCATGGGCATTCGCGACTGTCCCGATCTGGCGCGGCGCGACTGGCTGGGCAGCGCACAGTTCGACCGCCCCGAGGATGCCTGGCCGCGCGCATGGGCCGATGCGTATCTGGACTTTGCGGCTGGTGAAATGCGCAGCTGGCTGCATGACGTTGGGCTGCGCTGGTTCCCGGTTGTGGGCTGGGCCGAACGCGGTGGAGACACGGCCGAAGGACATGGGAATTCTGTCCCACGGTTTCATGTCACCTGGGGCACCGGACCGGGGGTTGTTGCCCCTTTTGCAGCCCGTGTGCGCAATCATATGGCCACCGGGCGCATTCATTTTCGGGACCGCCATCAGGTCAGCTACATCATCATGCAAAACGGCGCGGCCAAAGGCGTCTCCGGCGAAATCCTGGCTGAAGATGCCAGCCCCCGGGGCCAAAAGACCAGCCGGCATGAGATCGGTGAATTCGAATGTTACGCGCCATCCATCATCGTCGCCTCGGGTGGGATTGGCGGCAATCTGGAACTGGTGCGCAAGGCCTGGCCCGCTGACCGTCTGGGACCCGCGCCCAAAACCATGGTGTCAGGCGTACCGTTTCACGTCGACGGCCGCATGATCGCAATATCCGAAACCGCCGGTGGCCATGTGATCAACCCCGACCGCATGTGGCATTACACCGAAGGGGTACAGAACTGGGACCCGATTTGGCCCAATCATGGCATCCGGATTCTGCCTGGGCCGTCTTCCATATGGTTTGACGCATCAGGCAATCGGCTCACCGCACCCTGTCTGCCAGGTTTCGATACATTGGGTACGCTGCGCGAGATTCTGAAGACCGGTCAAGATTACAGCTGGTTCGTGCTGAGCCAGAAGATCATCGAAAAGGAATTTGCCCTGTCCGGGTCGGAACAGAACCCGGATCTGACTTCGGGCAGCTGGTTTCAAGTGCTCAAGGCGCGACTGTTGTCACGCGGCAGCGCTCCCGGGCCTGTGGAAGCGTTCAAGAAACACGGAGTCGATTTTGTCGTGTCCACAACCCTGAGCGACTTGGTCAAAGGCATGAACCGTATCGCCGAAGTGCCCGTCGACGAGGCACGGTTGCGGTCCCAGATCGAGGCTCGGGACGCCCAGGTTGACAACCCCTTTGCCAAGGATGCGCAGATCATCGCCATCAATGCCGCCCGTAACTATCGCGGAGACAAGCTGATCCGCACGGCCAAACCCCACCGCATTCTGGATCGCGACAATGGTCCATTGATCGCAGTCAAGCTGCATATCCTGACACGCAAAACGCTGGGCGGGTTGCAAACCGACCTGGACAGCCGGATGGTTGGCGCTGATGGGACCCCGGTGCCGGGGTTGTTTGCCGTGGGCGAGGCCGCCGGGTTCGGCGGTGGTGGCTATCACGGGTACAACGCGTTGGAAGGGACGTTTTTGGGCGGATGCCTGTTTTCCGGGCGTCGCGCCGGGCAGTCACGACATATCGCTTGA
- a CDS encoding glutamine amidotransferase, with translation MKPFLILQLRPETDAADAEFASILNRSGLTAERCHRVRLDCEELPAGLDVRDYAGVIVGGGPGCVSDDPEKKSPMDARIEETVLGLMPQITALDHPFMGCCYGLGILAAHLGGDVSKAQYGEPVGPSDCTLTKDAQNDPLTTGLPVAFEAFVGHKEAVQALPPGCVHLVASAPCPFQMVRFGENVYATQFHPEADAADFEQRIRIYSGHGYFPPEQADELITQCHAAEVTVPGEILRRFAQRYG, from the coding sequence ATGAAGCCATTTCTGATCCTGCAATTGCGCCCCGAAACCGACGCCGCCGATGCGGAGTTTGCCTCTATCCTGAACCGATCCGGCCTGACGGCTGAACGCTGTCACCGGGTGCGATTGGATTGCGAGGAGTTGCCCGCTGGGCTGGATGTGCGCGATTACGCCGGTGTGATTGTCGGCGGCGGCCCGGGCTGTGTCAGCGACGATCCCGAGAAAAAATCCCCGATGGATGCGCGGATCGAAGAGACCGTGCTGGGGCTGATGCCGCAGATCACCGCATTGGATCACCCATTCATGGGCTGCTGTTACGGTCTGGGCATTCTGGCCGCGCATCTGGGTGGCGACGTGTCCAAGGCACAATACGGCGAACCGGTCGGCCCATCCGATTGCACCCTGACCAAGGACGCGCAAAACGATCCGCTCACGACGGGGTTACCCGTCGCGTTCGAAGCCTTTGTCGGCCACAAGGAAGCGGTGCAGGCGCTGCCACCGGGCTGTGTGCATCTGGTGGCCTCGGCCCCCTGCCCGTTCCAGATGGTGCGGTTTGGCGAAAACGTCTATGCCACCCAGTTCCACCCCGAAGCCGATGCCGCCGATTTTGAACAGCGCATCCGAATCTATTCTGGTCACGGCTATTTCCCGCCCGAACAGGCGGATGAACTGATCACCCAATGCCACGCCGCCGAGGTGACGGTGCCGGGCGAAATCCTGCGCCGATTTGCCCAGCGTTATGGGTGA
- a CDS encoding DMT family transporter yields the protein MTKRRQLVWYSLVLGMLGAGWGITQPLTKITVSTGYQPWGLILWQLIIGAVFMAVISLLRGKGLPLTRGTLRISLVMAVIGTLVPNTASYTAIVHLPSGIMSILLSLIPMMAFPIALGLRLEPFRITRLAGLSLGLVGVLFLVIPEASLPDRAMLIWIPVALIAPVCYAFEGNYVAKWGTGGLDPIQVLFGASLIGSVLVLPMAIGSGQFISPFRSYGAAEFALVASSIVHVVVYASYVWLVGKAGPVFSMQVSYLVTGFGVFWAMVLLGESYSSYVWVAMGLMLAGVFLVQPRTSTELAPSNKGGQDKTQEFQQAGL from the coding sequence ATGACAAAACGCCGTCAGCTTGTCTGGTACAGCCTCGTTTTGGGAATGCTGGGGGCAGGCTGGGGGATCACGCAGCCATTGACCAAGATCACGGTCAGCACCGGGTATCAACCTTGGGGGTTGATCCTGTGGCAATTGATTATTGGTGCGGTGTTCATGGCGGTGATTTCACTGTTGCGGGGCAAGGGGTTGCCACTGACCCGCGGCACATTGCGGATTTCGCTGGTGATGGCCGTGATCGGAACGCTGGTGCCCAATACCGCGTCTTATACGGCGATCGTGCATTTGCCATCGGGGATTATGTCGATCCTTTTGTCGCTGATCCCGATGATGGCTTTTCCCATTGCGCTGGGCCTGCGGCTGGAGCCGTTTCGCATCACCCGGTTGGCGGGGCTTTCCCTGGGGTTGGTCGGGGTGTTGTTCCTGGTGATCCCCGAAGCCAGCCTGCCGGATCGCGCCATGTTGATCTGGATCCCGGTCGCGTTGATTGCTCCGGTTTGCTACGCGTTCGAGGGCAACTATGTGGCCAAATGGGGCACCGGCGGACTGGACCCGATTCAGGTTCTGTTTGGCGCATCGCTGATTGGGTCGGTTCTGGTGCTGCCGATGGCCATCGGATCGGGCCAATTCATTTCACCGTTTCGCTCCTATGGTGCGGCAGAATTTGCGTTGGTGGCCTCGTCCATCGTCCATGTGGTGGTCTATGCATCCTATGTGTGGTTGGTGGGCAAGGCGGGGCCGGTGTTCTCCATGCAGGTCAGCTATTTGGTTACCGGGTTTGGCGTGTTCTGGGCCATGGTCCTGTTGGGGGAAAGCTATTCCTCCTATGTCTGGGTCGCCATGGGGCTGATGCTGGCCGGAGTGTTTCTGGTACAGCCGCGCACATCAACTGAACTTGCACCGTCGAACAAAGGCGGTCAGGATAAAACTCAAGAATTTCAGCAGGCGGGTCTATGA